GGGTGGCGACGCCGGATTCCATCGCGGCCTTGGCGACGGCGGACGACACCTCGACGATCAGACGCGGGTCGAAGGGCTTGGGCAGGATGTAGTCCGGGCCGAAGCGCAGCGATTCACCGACATAGGCCGCCGCCACCACGTCCGACGGCTCGGCACGGGCGAGGTTGGCCATGGCGTGGGTGGCCGCGATCTTCATCTCCTCGTTCACCGTGGTGGCGCCGACGTCCAGCGCACCGCGGAAGATGAAGGGGAAGCAGAGGACGTTGTTGACCTGATTGGGGAAGTCGGACCGGCCGGTGGCGATGATGGCGTCGGGGCGGGCTTCGCGGGCCAGGTCCGGCATGATCTCCGGCTCGGGGTTGGCGAGCGCCAGGATCAGCGGCTTGTCGGCCATGCGGGCCAGCAGCTCCGGCTTCAGCACCTTGGCGCCCGACAGGCCGAGGAAGATGTCGGCGCCGTCGATGACGTCGGACAGCGTGCGCGCTTCGGTATCGTGCGCGTAGGCTTCCTTGTATTCGTTCATCTCCTCGTTGCGGCCCTTGTGGACCACGCCGATGCGGTCGACCAACCAGACATTCTCGCGGCGGACGCCGAGCGACAGCATCAGGTCGAGGCAGGCGATGCCGGCGGCACCGCCACCGGTGGAAACGACCTTGACCTTCGAGATGTCCTTGCCGACCAGCGCCAGACCGTTCAGAACGGCGGCGCCCACCACGATGGCGGTGCCGTGCTGGTCGTCGTGGAACACCGGGATCTTCATGCGCTCGCGGCAGCGGCGCTCGATCTCGAAACAGGCGGGGGCGGCGATGTCTTCCAGGTTGATGGCGCCGAAGGTCGGCTCCAGCCGGACGATGGTGTCGACCAGGGCATCGACGTCCAGTTCGTTCAACTCGATGTCGAAGCAGTCGATGCCGGCGAACTTCTTGAAGAGGACGGCCTTGCCCTCCATCACCGGCTTGGCGGCGTAGGGCCCGATGTGGCCCAGGCCCAGCACGGCTGTGCCGTTGGTGACCACCGCGACCAGATTGGCGCGCGAAGTCAGTTCCGCCGCCTTCGACTGGTCTTCGGCGATGGCGGTGCAGGCGTGGGCAACGCCCGGCGAATAGGCAAGCGCCAGATCGCGCTGGTTGGCCATGGGCTTGGTCGCGACGATCGCCAGCTTACCGGGCCGCGGGTTGCGGTGATATTCAAGCGCCATCGCTTCAAAATCGCCGGACATCGGGTTTCTTCCTCCGGTTAACGAGATTTCAGTTAATTCTTTGCGTTCACGTCACCTGATTGGCGGTTATAGCCCATTCGGACTGTTGCGCCAACCATCCCTGGCAAACGGACAGGGGACGATCCGAACCAAATCGGACCGTCCCCTTACCTTACAGGATCCGCGGGTGTGCCGGATGGACCATCTTTGGATTTTCCAAATCCGGCGGGTGCCCCTGCTTTCCTGTCATTTGCCTGTCGTCACAGCTGGGCCAGAGCCGGCTCCTTGAAGTGCTGCTGATACTCGGCGACCGCCTTGGTCTCGTCGAACTCGCCTTCCATCTTGGCGACGACGACGGTGGCGACGCCGTTGCCGATCAGGTTGGTCAGGGCGCGGGCTTCCGACATGAAGCGGTCGACACCCAGCAGCAGGGCCAGGCCTTCGATCGGCAGGACGCCGGTGGCCGACAGGGTGGCGGCCAGCGTCACGAAGCCGCCACCGGTCACCGCTGCCGCACCCTTGGAGGTCAGCATCAGGATGACCAGGATATAGAGCTGCTGCCAGATCGTCAGGTCGACGTTGAAGGCCTGGGCGATGAAGATCGCGGCCATCGACAGGTAGATGGAGGTGCCGTCGAGGTTGAAGGAATAGCCGGTCGGGATGACGAGGCCGACGACATGCTTGGAGCAGCCGAACTTCTGCATCTTCTCCATCATGCGCGGCAGCACGGACTCCGAGGAGGAGGTGCCGAGCACGATCAGCAGTTCCTGGCGGATGTAGCGGATGAAGTTCCAGATGCTGAAGCCGTAGGCCTTGGCGATGCCGCCCAGCACGACGAACACGAAGATCGCCATGGTGATGTAGACCGACGCCATCAGCTGGCCGAGAGCGGTCAGCGAGGAGATGCCGTACTTGCCGATGGTGAAGGACATGGCGCCGAAGGCACCGACCGGGGCGACGCGCATCAGGATGCCGATCACGCCGAACAGGGCATGGCCGATCTTGTCGAAGATGTCCTCGACCACCTTGCCCTTCTGGCCCATGGCCGACAGCGCGACGCCGAACACCACGGCGAAGAACAGGATCTGCAGCATGTCGCCCTGGACGAAGGCGCCGACGACGTTGTCCGGCACGATGCCGACGACGAAGTCGATGAAGCCGTGTTCCTTGGCGGTTGTGGCGTATTTCTGCACCGAATCGGCCTGCAACTGGCCGGGCACGATGTTCATGCCGGCGCCCGGACGCACGAGGTTGACGACCAGCAGGCCGATGCCGAGCGCGAAGGTGGTCACCACCTCGAAATACAGCAGCGCCTTGCCGCCGACCTTGCCGACCTTCTTCAGGTTGCCGATCGAGGAGATGCCGGTCACCACCGTCAGGAAGACGATCGGGCCGATCACCATCTTGACCATCTTGATGAACAGGTCGCCCAGCGGCTTCATCTGTACCGCGACGGACGGATAGAAATGGCCCAGCAGGATGCCGATGGTGATGGCGCTCAGAACCTGGAAGGTCAGGTTGGTGTAGAAGGGCTTCTTCGCCCCATCCCGGCGCGCGTCGATGGCGTGTGCGCTCATGCTGCTCTCCTCGTGGCGTTCCTCGGAACGGCGTTCCTGACGGGGTGCCCGTTCTTTCGTCCGGCATTGGCGCCGGCTGGGCGGGCGGCCCCCAACTGATTGCCAGTGAAAGCAAGCGGTGGGCCAATTGCTGAATCCAGCAACATCAAGCATTTGGCGAATATGAGAGGGCGAAAATCCGCACGACAGCAGGCTTTCCGATGTGCGAAAATCCACACACTTCACAGCGCTGCAGCATCTTTGTTGCGGCGCAGCATGACAAAGGACGCCCTTGCTTAACACCCCGGCCGACCCGGCGACAGATTCGACCGTACAGCCGTTCGCGCCGTCGTCGCCTTCCCGTGCGGCGCAGATGGTGGCCCGTGCGCTGGAGCGGCCGCGCCGGCTTTTGATGGCGGCCTTGCTGCTCGGCGTGCCGATGACGGCGGCGGTGGCGGCCGGCTGGGCGTCGTCGCAGGCTCAAGCAGATCTGCGTGAGAGCGCGCAGGCGCAGCTGACGCTTTACAACGCCAACCTGCGGGCGGAACTGGAGCGGCATGCCGCCGTCCCGCTGGCCCTGGCCCAGGATGCGGAAGTCCGGGCGCTGCTGGCCTATCCGTCGCCGGCGGCGATGGAGAGGCTGAACCGCAAGCTGGAGGACATCGCGCGGGCGCTGGACGCGCTGGCGCTGTATGTCATGGATGCCAGGGGCACGACGGTGGCGGCCAGCAACTGGAAGGACGCCTCCAGCTTCGTGGGCGAGAATTTCTCCTACCGGCCCTATTTCCGCATGGCCATCGACCAGGGCGAGGGGCACCATTTCGCGCTCGGCACCACCTCGCTGGTGCCGGGTTACTACACCGCCAACCGGGTGGTGGCGGAAAACCGCACAGTGGGCGCGGTGGTGCTGAAGCTGGGCTTCGACCGGCTGGAACGGGCTTGGGCTCCGGGGCAGGAAAAGCTGCTGGTGACCGACCGCGACGGCGTGGTCTTCATCACCAACATGCCGTCCTGGCGCTATCATGCCCTGCCCCGCCGGCTGCCGATCAGCCTGCCGATCGTCCCGCAGGGCACCAGCGAGGGGCTGGACGTGCTGCCCTGGATCTTCGGCGGTGCGTCCGACCGCATCGCGCTGGAGGAGAAGGTCGGGCTTCGCCACTATCTGCTGACGTCGGTCGCGATGCCCGGCGGCGATTGGACACTGCACAGTCTGACCAGCCGCGATCCGGTCAACGCCCGCGCCTGGGTGGCCGGGTTGCTGGCGGCGGCGGCGGCGGCGCTGGCCGCGCTGACCGCCTATGCCGTGGCGCTGCGCCGGGTCGCGCTGGTGGAGCGGATCGCCCTGCAGGAGGAATCCCGTGCGGAGTTGGAACGGCGGGTCGCCGCCGCCACCGCCGATCTGCGCGCGGCGGAGAACGAGTTGACCCAGGCGGCGAAGCTGGCGGCACTTGGCCAGATGTCGGCGGGCATCGCGCATGAGATCAACCAGCCACTGGCCGCCATGCGCAGCTTCGCCGACAATGCGGTGGTTCTGTTGGATCGCGGGCGCATGGACGCGGTGCGCGACAATCTGGCGGAGATCGCGGCGCTGACCGACCGCATGGCGGCCATCACCCGGCAGTTGAAGGGGTTCGCCCGCCGCGCCTCCGGCACGCTGGGGCCGGTGTCGGTCCAGGCTGCGGTCGGACAGGCACTGGCGCTTCTGGAGTCAAAGCTGCGGCGGGACGACATTGCGGTGGAGGTCGACATGCCCGACCGGCCGGTGTGGGTGGTGGGCGAGGATGTGCGGCTGCAGCAGGTGCTGGTCAACCTGATCGGCAACGCTGTGGACGCCATGCGCGGCTGTCCCGTGCGCCGCCTGCGCATCGGTCTGATGTCGGCCGAGGGCGAAGCGCTGCTGAGCGTCGCCGACACCGGCCATGGCATCGCCGAGGCGGATTTGCCGCGGCTGTTCGTCCCCTTCTTCACCACAAAGGAGGCCGGCGAGGGGCTGGGGCTCGGCCTGTCGATCAGCCACGGCATCGTCGAGGATTTCGGCGGCAGCCTGACCGCCGCCAACCGCAACGGGGAGCCCGGCCAGGGGGCGGCCTTCACCCTGCGGCTCAAGACAACGGAACACCCGGCATGACTCAGACCACTTCGGAAAACTCCGTCCCGGTGAACGCCGGCAGCGTCCTGTTCGTCGATGACGAGCGCGCGGTGCGGCTGGCCGGTCAGCAGGCGCTGGAACTGGCGGGATTCGCGGTGACGGCCTGCGACGGGGCGGAACGGGCATTGCGCCATCTCGGCCGCGACTGGCCGGGCTGCCTCGTCACCGATGTGCGGATGCCGCAGATGGACGGGCTGGCGTTGCTGGCGCGGGTACGGGAGATCGATCCCGACCTGCCGGTCATCCTGATCACCGGTCATGGCGACGTGCCGATGGCGGTGGAGGCGATGCGCAATGGCGCCTATGACTTCCTGGAGAAGCCCTTCCCGTCCGACCGGCTGACCGAGATCGCCCGCCGCGCGGTCGAGAAGCGCCGGCTGGTGATGGAGAACCGACGGCTGCGGGCGCAGATCGCCGGCGGCGCCGATCCTGCCGGGACCATCGTCGGCCGTACCGCCGGCATCGAGCGGCTGCGCACCACCATCGCCGCGGTCGCCGACACCGATGCCGACGTGCTGGTGTTCGGCGAAACCGGCACCGGCAAGGAAATGGTGGCCCGCGCGCTTCACGAGGCGAGCGGGCGGCGCAAGAGCCCCTTCGTCGCGCTGAACTGCGGCGCGATGCCGGAAGCCATCTTCGAGAGCGAGCTGTTCGGCCATGAGGCCGGCGCCTTCACCGGCGCGGCCAAGCGCCGCGTCGGCCGGATCGAGCATGCCAGCGGCGGCACCTTGTTCCTGGACGAGATCGAAAGCATGCCGCTGTCGCTGCAGGTCAAGCTGCTGCGGGTGATCCAGGAACGGGTGGTCGAGCCGCTGGGATCGAACGAGCAGGTTGCGGTCGACCTGCGGGTGGTCGCCGCCACCAAGACGGATCTGCGGCAGGCGGCGGATGCCGGGACCTTCCGCGCCGACCTCTATTATCGCCTGAATGTGGTGGTGCTGACCATTCCGCCGCTGCGCGAACGGCGCGACGACATCCCATTGCTGTTCCAGCATTTCGTCGCCCAGGCTGCCACACGCTACAACCGCGAGCCGCGCGTGCCGACCCGCGAGCAGATGCAGCGTCTGATGGACCAGAACTGGCCGGGCAACGTCCGTGAACTGCGCAATGCCGCCGACCGCTTCGTGCTGGGGCTGGAGGAGGTGGCGCCGGCCGCGCCCGCACCGTCCACGCTGTCGCTCGCCGAACAGGTGGACCTGTTCGAGAAAGGCCTGATCCAGTCCGAACTGGCCCGGCAGCGCGGCAGCGTCAAGGCAGCCATCGAGGCGCTGAACATCCCGCGCAAGACCTTCTACGACAAGCTGAAGCGCTACGGCCTGAGCCGGGAGGATTTCATCGAGTAACCGTCTTCGCGTGGTGGACGGCGGTTGGCTTCTCCGCCGGAATCGGGAAAGGGCAGATCACAACGACTCCGGCGGATCGGCCCTCCCCCATCCGGCCAATTGACATTCCATTCCGCTTGCCGGACGTGCAAGCGCTTCCCATGTGGCCTTTCCTGTCCTGCAGCGCTTCCCACAGTCCGGAAAGCAGGCTTCCAGGCGGCGCGGACTGACGGACCTTTCCTTCGTTCCGGCTGTTGTATCGAGAGACCGTGCAGCATCGACGTCGAAGGGGACGGCCTGAGAATGTCACCGAGGATTAGCACCATGACCCCCCGTCTCCTTGCGGAGCTTCTGGAACCGATCCTGACCGCCGCGGATGACGACGAAGAGGCCTTGTCCGAGGCCGTGAACCTGACCGCGGAAGCCATGGCGGCGCTTGGCGCCACCGTGCTCGATCCCGATGGGCAGCCGGCCCGCGGGGTGTCCGACGAACGAGCCGTCGTCGCCGCGCTCAACACCCATGCGCACAACCTGATGCGCGACGGGCGGCTCGACGATGTCGTCGAGGCTCTGCAAGTGGCCGAACGGATCGGCCGCCTCGCCCATCTGCCGCACCACCCGCGGACTGTCTGACCACTCTTTCGGGAGACGGGCACGGTCGTTCGTGGAAGCGGCTTTGCGGGTGCGGAAACTCCGTCGCTCCGTGCTGCCCTCCATTCTGTTTGAGCGACGTGCCACCCAGCGCTCAACAGGGGAGGAGCCCTCGTGCCCACCGCGCCGCAGCCACACGCCCATTCGAACGTCCTGGCGAGCCCTCTGGACGGCGAGATCCTCTCGCGTCTTCAGGACTCCCTGTTGCCGGACCATCTCTTGACCCGCCGCTGGTACGCGGCCAAGGATGCCGGCCGGCCGGTTGTGCGCATCGTCGATGCCCTGCCGCTGCCCCTGCCCGGAGGTTCGCAGGCGCAGCTCTGCCTGCTGCGGGTCGAGCCGCCCGGGCGGGAGCCCCAGCTCTACCAGCTTCCCCTGATCCTCGACCGCGGCACGGGCGAGGATCCGTCGGTAATCATGGGAACGGAGGATCTGCCGGTCGCCGGCCGCCTGCGCGACGGCTATGCCGACGACGGGGTGGTCCGTGCGCTGCTGGGCGCCATGCTGCATCGCAACCTGAATGCAGGCGAAACGGCCTTGTCCCCCGGCCTCACCGCCGGCCACACCCGCGCCTGCGACGCGTTGGGCGACAGGCTCAACGCGGACGCCCCGCTGCACCGGATGACGGCGGAACAGTCCAACACCTCCATCCGCATCGGCGACGCCGCCATCCTGAAGGGTCTGCGCAAGCTGGAACCCGGCACCCATCCGGAACTGGAGGTCAGCCGCTTCCTGACCGAGGTGGCGCAGTTCCCCAACACCCCGGCCCTGCTGGGCTGGGTCGAGCGGGCCAACAGCTCCGGCTCCACCACGCTGTGCGTCATGCAGGCACTGGTGCCGGATGCCAGGGACGCCTGGGGCCATGTCACCGGCTACCTGAACGACCGCGTCGCCCGCTTCGACGACGACGAGGCGTCGCAGGCGGCCGATGCCGATAGTGTCGCCTTCCTGCGCCTGCTCGGCCAGCGGACGGCAGAGCTTCACCGGGCGCTCGCCACTCCCGGCGGCGGCGACGCCTTCACGCCCGAACCGGCGACGGTGGGGCGGCTGAAGGACTGGGCTGGCGGCGTGCGCACCCTGGCCAAGCGCGTGCTGGAACGGCTGCGCGCGGCGGCGCCGTCCCTCGACCCCGCCATTGCGCCTCAAGCCACGGCCCTCGCCGCCGGCGAAGCGGCGATGATGGCGCAGATCGATGCGCTGATCCCCGCGACAGCCGACCTCAGCGCCATGCGCCTGCACGGGGACTATCACCTGGGACAGATTCTGGTGTCGCGCGGCGACGTGCAGATCGTCGATTTCGAAGGCGAGCCGATGCGTCCGCTGGCCGAACGGCGGGCCAAGCACTGCATCCTGCGCGATGTCGCCGGCATGCTGCGCTCCATCTCCTACGCCGCCGCCATGGCCCGCGACGCGATGCCCGGCGACCTCGACGGCCCGTCCCGCGACGCCCGCAAGGCGTGGCTGTCCTGGTGGGAAGGCGCGGCGTCGGCCGCTTTCCTCGACGGCTACCGCAACGCCATCGGCGACTGCCCCGGCTTCCCGCAAGACGCGCGGGCGGCCCCCATGCTGCTGAAGCTGTTCCTGCTGGAGAAGGCGCTGTACGAGGTCGGCTACGAGCTTGCCAACCGGCCGGACTGGGTGGCGATTCCGTTGGCCGGCGTCACCGCCATCATCCGCGCCGATGCCGGGCCGGAGATCGCCAGCCGCGACCGTGACCGCATCGCCCCGGTGGACGAGCGCCGCCGCTGCCATTCCATGCCCTTCGGGGCGGAGGTGCAGGCCGACGGTTCCGTCCGCTTTTCGATCTGGGCGCCGACGGCGGCGTCCGTCCTGCTGTCGCTCGACGATGGCGGCCCGCCGGTGTCGATGGAGAACCAGGGCGACGGCTGGTTCAGCCTGACCACCGCACGGGCGCAGGCGGGCAGCCGCTACCGCTTCGTCCTGCCGGACGGGCTGGCGGTGCCGGATCCGGCCTCGCGCTACCAGCCGGATGACGTGCATGGCCTTTCGGAGGTGATCGACCCCGGCCTCCATGCCTGGACCGATGCCGCCTGGACCGGCCGGCCCTGGCACGAGACGGTGCTTTACGAGCTGCATGTCGGCACCTTCACGGAGGAAGGCACCTTCCTGTCGGCCATCGAACGGCTCGACGATCTGGTCGAATTGGGCATCACCGCCATCGAGCTGATGCCGGTGGCCGACTTCCCCGGCTCCCGCAATTGGGGTTATGACGGCGTGCTGCCCTTCGCCCCCGACAGCGCCTATGGCCGGCCGGAGGATTTGAAGAGTCTGGTGCAGGAGGCGCACGCCCGCGGGCTGATGGTCTTCCTCGATGTCGTCTACAACCACTTCGGACCGGAGGGGAACTACCTCCACGCTTTCGCCGACAGCTTCTTCACCGACCGCCACAAGACGCCCTGGGGGGCGGCGATCAATGTCGATGGCGAGCGCAGCGGATCGGTCCGCGACTTCTTCATCCACAACGCGCTCTATTGGCTGGAGGAGTTCCATCTCGACGGCCTGCGGCTGGACGCCGTCCACGCCATCATCGACGACAGCGACCGCCATGTGCTGGAGGAATTGGCGGAGCGGGTGCACAGCCATTTCCAGAGCCAGCGCCATGTCCATCTGGTGCTGGAGAACGACGCCAACCAGGCGCGCTTCCTGGCCCGCCACCGCGAGGGCGACCCGCTCTGGCACTCCGCCCAATGGAACGACGACCTGCACCACTGCCTGCACAGCGCGGCGACCGGCGAGGGTGGCGGCTACTACGCCGACTACGCCCATGATCCGGCCAAATGGGGCCGCGCCCTGGCGGAGGGCTTCGCCTTCCAGGGCGACCCGTCGGCCTACCGCGACGGCGAGCTGCGCGGGGAGCCGTCGGCCCATCTGCCGCCGAGCGCCTTCGTCACCTTCATCCAGAATCACGACCAGATCGGCAACCGCGCCTTCGGCGAACGCATCTCCCACATCGCCAAGCCCGAAGCTGTGCGCGCGGCGACCATCCTCTATCTGCTCGGTCCCGGCATTCCCATGCTGTTCATGGGCGAGGAATGGGCGTCGGCCAAGCCCTTCCCCTTCTTCTGCGACTTCGGCGAGGAATTGGCGGAAGCCGTGCGCAAGGGGCGGGCGGAGGAGTTCGCCAAATTCCCCGAATTCCAGGACCCCGACGCCCGCGCCCGCATCCCCGATCCCACCGCGCCGGAAACGGCAGAATCGGCCAGGCTTGATTGGGAGGCCCGTGAGACGGGCGAGCATGCCGATTGGCTCGACTGGTATCGCCGGGCCCTCGCCTTGCGGCGGGCGGAGATCGTGCCGCGGCTCGACGGCGTTCCCGGCGGCGCATCCAGCCATTGCGTGGTCGGCAAGACCGGCCTGACCGTCTGCTGGACGCTGGGCGACGGCAGCCGGCTGCATGCCTTCGCCAATCTGGCCGATTCGTCGGCTTCCGGCTTCCCCGAGGCCACGGGCCGCGTTCTGTGGACCGAGGGCGCCGGGCTGACCGGCGATACGCTCGGCCCCTGGTCGGTGGTTCTGTGGTTGGAGGACGCCTCGGCGCTCGACCGCTTGGCCGACCGCATGGGGATCGAACGCTCCTTCGACAACGCAGCCGGGGAGACGGTGACGGCCAGCGGGGAGACCATTCGCGCCCTGTTATCGGCGATGGGGGTCGAGGCGGGGGACGAGGCCGCCGCGCTTGCCCTTCTCGACCGGCTTGACGAGGAGGACTATAGCCGCGCCCTGCCCCCGGTGGTTGTCCGCCGCGCCGGGGAGGCGGTGACTGCACCGGTCACCCTGCCCCACGGCACCCGCACCCTGCGCTATACCCTGACACTGGAAAGCGGGGAGACGCAGAGCGGCGTGGTCGGCTTCGGCAGCCTGCCGCGCTGCCGCTGCATCACCGTCGGCGACGTGACCTATGCCGAGCGGCGCCTGCCGCTGGGAAAGCTGGACAAGGCCGGCTACCACACGCTGCGGGTGGAGACGGAGCATGGCGTGGCGGAAACCCGGCTGGTCCTGGCACCGTCCCGCTGCCATCTGCCGACGTCGATGCTGGTGGGTGAGAAGCTGTGGGGCCTGTCGGCGCAGCTCTACACCCTGCGCAGCGACCGCAACTGGGGCATCGGCGATTTCGGCGATTTGCGGACGCTGGCCGACATCGCGGCGGCGCGCGGGGCCGCGGTGATCGGGCTGAATCCGCTCCATGCCATGTTCCTCGACAATCCCGAGCATGCCAGCCCCTATTCCCCGGCCAGCCGGCTGTTTTTGAACCCGCTCTATATCGACGTCACCGCGGTCCCGGAGTTCCTGGACGACGCCGATCTGCGGAAGGAGGTTGCTTCGCCCGGCTTCCGGCAGGCGCTGGAGGCGGCGCGTGCCTCGGCCAATGTCGACTACACCGCGGTGTCCAGGCTGAAGCTGCCGATCCTGGACAAGCTGTTCCTTCGTTTCCAGGCGTCGGCCAAGCCGGACCGCCGCGCCGCCTTCGATTCCTTCCGGACCGAGGGCGGCATCGGGCTGACACGCTTCGCCACCTTCCAGGCCCTGCGCGAACATTTCGCGCAGGAGGGCAAGGCCGATTGGCACCGATGGCCGGCGGACTACCATGACGCCACGGCGCCAGCGGTGGAGCGCTTCGCCGAGGAGCAGTCCGGCCGCGTCGCCTATTTTGCCTGGCTGCAATGGCTGGCGGACGACCAGCTGCGTCTGGCGGCGGAACGGGCGGCCGAACTCGGCATGGCCATCGGCTTCTACCGCGACCTTGCGGTCGGAGCCGATGCCAGCGGAGCGGAAACCTGGATGACGCCGCAGGCGGTGGTGGACGCCGCCCATGTCGGCGCCCCGCCCGACCTGTTCAACCCCGCCGGCCAGGATTGGGGGCTGCCGCCCTTCCACCCGCGGGCCTTGCGCGATGCCGGCTATCGGCCCTTCATCGATCTGGTCCGCGCCAACATGCGCCATGCCGGTGCGCTGCGCATCGACCATGCGATGGCGCTTCAGCATGTCTATTGGATCCCCGACGGCCACCCGCCGGGCGAGGGCGCCTATGTCGGCTATCCGATGGAGGATCTGCTGGGCATCCTGGCGCTGGAGAGCCAACGTCACCGCTGTCTCGTCGTCGGCGAGGATCTGGGCACCGTGCCCGCGGGATTCCGCGAGCGGATGACCGCGGTCGGGGTGCTGAGCTACCGCGTCGTCTTCTTCGAATGGACCGAGGACGGCGCTTTCAAAGGGCCGGACGAGTATCCGGAGCTGGCGCTCGCCACCATCGGCAGCCACGATCTCGCCACCCTGCGCGGTTGGTGGGAAAGCGACGACATCGCGTTGAAGGCCGAAAAGGGGCTCTACCCGGCGGATGACGAGGAGGAAAAGCAGCAAACCCGTCGGTCGGCCGACCGCGGCGCCCTGGTCGATGCGCTGCGCGCCGCCGGGATCGCTCTGCCTGCCGGCTTCGGGCCGGACAGCCCCCATGACGAGGCGCTTGACCTTGCCGTGCATGCCTTCCTCGCCCGGACCAACGCCGCTCTGGCTGTGGCACAGCTGGACGACCTGACCCGCGAGCGCGAGCAGGTCAACCTGCCCGGCACCACCGACCAGTACCCCAACTGGCGCCGCAAGCT
Above is a genomic segment from Azospirillum humicireducens containing:
- a CDS encoding NADP-dependent malic enzyme, translating into MSGDFEAMALEYHRNPRPGKLAIVATKPMANQRDLALAYSPGVAHACTAIAEDQSKAAELTSRANLVAVVTNGTAVLGLGHIGPYAAKPVMEGKAVLFKKFAGIDCFDIELNELDVDALVDTIVRLEPTFGAINLEDIAAPACFEIERRCRERMKIPVFHDDQHGTAIVVGAAVLNGLALVGKDISKVKVVSTGGGAAGIACLDLMLSLGVRRENVWLVDRIGVVHKGRNEEMNEYKEAYAHDTEARTLSDVIDGADIFLGLSGAKVLKPELLARMADKPLILALANPEPEIMPDLAREARPDAIIATGRSDFPNQVNNVLCFPFIFRGALDVGATTVNEEMKIAATHAMANLARAEPSDVVAAAYVGESLRFGPDYILPKPFDPRLIVEVSSAVAKAAMESGVATRPIADFRAYRDQLNQYVIRSGLFMKPVITKAKTAPKRVVYAEGEDPRVIRCAQVVVDDGIAQPILIGRREVIERVISEMGLRLKIGQDVEVIEIIRDPRYHNFTEHYRKLMGRRGVSPSHAANVVRTQPTVFGALMVRRGEADALVCGTTGRFNEHWAHICGLIGLRDGVKVAATMNALISQKGVHFITDTYVNPDPTAEQVAEIARLAADEVKRFGIEPKVALLSHSNFGSADTPSARKMRAAVELAYEQMPDVEIDGEMHADAALAPAIRKELLPDSRLKGEANLLVMPTLDAANIAFNMMKILGEAQNVGPILLGVQRPVHIVTPSVTTRGLVNMTAVAVVDAQLADPVNAAPTPPAGVEA
- a CDS encoding dicarboxylate/amino acid:cation symporter; amino-acid sequence: MSAHAIDARRDGAKKPFYTNLTFQVLSAITIGILLGHFYPSVAVQMKPLGDLFIKMVKMVIGPIVFLTVVTGISSIGNLKKVGKVGGKALLYFEVVTTFALGIGLLVVNLVRPGAGMNIVPGQLQADSVQKYATTAKEHGFIDFVVGIVPDNVVGAFVQGDMLQILFFAVVFGVALSAMGQKGKVVEDIFDKIGHALFGVIGILMRVAPVGAFGAMSFTIGKYGISSLTALGQLMASVYITMAIFVFVVLGGIAKAYGFSIWNFIRYIRQELLIVLGTSSSESVLPRMMEKMQKFGCSKHVVGLVIPTGYSFNLDGTSIYLSMAAIFIAQAFNVDLTIWQQLYILVILMLTSKGAAAVTGGGFVTLAATLSATGVLPIEGLALLLGVDRFMSEARALTNLIGNGVATVVVAKMEGEFDETKAVAEYQQHFKEPALAQL
- a CDS encoding ATP-binding protein; translated protein: MLNTPADPATDSTVQPFAPSSPSRAAQMVARALERPRRLLMAALLLGVPMTAAVAAGWASSQAQADLRESAQAQLTLYNANLRAELERHAAVPLALAQDAEVRALLAYPSPAAMERLNRKLEDIARALDALALYVMDARGTTVAASNWKDASSFVGENFSYRPYFRMAIDQGEGHHFALGTTSLVPGYYTANRVVAENRTVGAVVLKLGFDRLERAWAPGQEKLLVTDRDGVVFITNMPSWRYHALPRRLPISLPIVPQGTSEGLDVLPWIFGGASDRIALEEKVGLRHYLLTSVAMPGGDWTLHSLTSRDPVNARAWVAGLLAAAAAALAALTAYAVALRRVALVERIALQEESRAELERRVAAATADLRAAENELTQAAKLAALGQMSAGIAHEINQPLAAMRSFADNAVVLLDRGRMDAVRDNLAEIAALTDRMAAITRQLKGFARRASGTLGPVSVQAAVGQALALLESKLRRDDIAVEVDMPDRPVWVVGEDVRLQQVLVNLIGNAVDAMRGCPVRRLRIGLMSAEGEALLSVADTGHGIAEADLPRLFVPFFTTKEAGEGLGLGLSISHGIVEDFGGSLTAANRNGEPGQGAAFTLRLKTTEHPA
- a CDS encoding sigma-54-dependent transcriptional regulator, yielding MTQTTSENSVPVNAGSVLFVDDERAVRLAGQQALELAGFAVTACDGAERALRHLGRDWPGCLVTDVRMPQMDGLALLARVREIDPDLPVILITGHGDVPMAVEAMRNGAYDFLEKPFPSDRLTEIARRAVEKRRLVMENRRLRAQIAGGADPAGTIVGRTAGIERLRTTIAAVADTDADVLVFGETGTGKEMVARALHEASGRRKSPFVALNCGAMPEAIFESELFGHEAGAFTGAAKRRVGRIEHASGGTLFLDEIESMPLSLQVKLLRVIQERVVEPLGSNEQVAVDLRVVAATKTDLRQAADAGTFRADLYYRLNVVVLTIPPLRERRDDIPLLFQHFVAQAATRYNREPRVPTREQMQRLMDQNWPGNVRELRNAADRFVLGLEEVAPAAPAPSTLSLAEQVDLFEKGLIQSELARQRGSVKAAIEALNIPRKTFYDKLKRYGLSREDFIE